In Bradyrhizobium guangxiense, the genomic window GAAGGTCCAGTTGCGCCTTCCCAAGGCAATGCCTCTCAATGCACGCTCAGCGCAATTGTTGATCAAGCAGATCCTGCCATCGTCGAGGAAGCGGACGAAGCGTCCCAGCGCTTGAGCATGTAGTTCATGGGCTTCAGGACCTCGGCGGAGCGGGAGAGGCTTTCTCGCTCGCGGAGCAGCCAGGCGTGCATGTCGTCGAGCAGCGGCTTGCTCCGCTCCTGGCGCACAGCACGCCGCTCGTCGGCACCACGGCCGTTGATGGCGCGCTCGATCTCGAACAGGGCGTCAAGACGCCTGACCGCCTCCAGCGCGATCGGGGAGACCGGTTTGCCCTTGCCTTCCCGGGCGGCTTTCTCGATGTCAGCCAGCTCGAAGAATCCCCGCCGCGCATGGGCCAGGCAAAATGCCGGAGTGATCGGCATTGCTTTCCTTTTTGGATCGAACAACGGCTCGAAGCCGCCATAGCAATCCGCCTGCAGAATGCCGGCGAAGGCGGCCAGATGCCTCTGAGGATGTTCGCCCCGTCGGTTGCCCGAGGCATAATAGACCGCCGCCGGCGGCGCAGGCCCGGCGAACGGCCGGTCATCCCGCACATACGTCCAGATCCGGCCGGTCGTGCATTTGCCCTTCGCCAGGATCCGGATGGTGGGGTGAGTAGGCCGGAGGGATTTCACCTCCAGCCTCTCGCAGAACCGGGCGTGAGACTCTCGCCTCACCCGGCTCCCATCAGGCAAGCTTGCCGCCACGCCGAGTTGCCAATGCACAAAGAGCCTGCGGTTCTCACGCGCGATCTTCTCCAGGAAGAGACGCGCGCGTCCTAAACGGTGATGGAAGCGCTTGTACTTTCGCTTCAACCAAATACCTAACGTCTGGTTGATGTAGCGCGCCAGCGGATAAAGCGCTGAGCGGGTGTATTGCCCATAATAAGCGATCCACCCCCTAACCATCGGGTTTAGCTCGCGAGCAATATCGTCCAGCGTCACCTCGGCTCGCCTGCGAAGTTTCAAGCCTCGGACCTTCGCCCGCATGGCGTTCAGCGCTGGTTTGCTGACCGCCGGGGTGAACCCACAGAACATCTTCTGCGAATGCGGCCCCAGGACCGATCGTGGCCGGAAGCAATAACCGAGAAAGTCAAACATGACCGTCTCGCTTTTACCTCGGCGTCGATCATCCTTGCAGTAGACGATCCTCGTCTTCGTAGGATGCAATTCCAGATGGCACTCCGCCAGCCGAGCCTGGAGCGCTTCGCGAACGCTTTGCGCCTCCATCTCATTCCGATAATGTACCAACCCGTCATCCGCATACCGACACCACCTGAGATCGGGGAACGTCCGCGCCATCCAGAGATCAAATGCATAGTGCATGAAGAGGTTGGCGAGGATCGGGCTCACCACGCCCCCTTGTGGGGTGCCGCGGCTTCGCTCGATTATCGTTCCATCCTCTTGCACCATCGGCGCTGTCAGCCATCGTTCGATGTAGAGCAGCGCCCATGCGCACGTCACATGTTTCCGGACGGCCCGTAGCAACAACTCGTGGTCGATATTGTCGAACAATCCTTTGATGTCGAACTCTAGAAACCAATCATACTTCCAGCACCGCTGTCGCGTGACGCCTACGGCATCGAGAGCCGATTTTCCGGGTCTGTAGCCATAGGAATCCGCCAGAAAGATTGCGTCAAGAGCCGGCTCAATCAGTTGTTTAACAACTGTCTGTGCCACGCGGTCCGCCACGGTGGGCACCCCGAGGATCCTCTGGCCTCCACTCTTCTTTGGAATGGAGACAGCCCGAACAGGCGGCGGGAAGTAAGCGCCTGAACTCATTCGATTCCAAATCTTGTAGAGATTTCCCTTCAAGTCGGACTCGAACTGCTCAATCGTCACTCCGTCGACACCGGCTGCGCCACCATTGGATCGCACCTGCAGATATGCTTCGTACACCTCTCTCTTGTCGATGTTGAACGGCTTGCTCGGCTGGTTCATCGACGTCCTCCTGTTGCCAGTTGCGACGATGGCCAGCCCACCTGATCCGATCCCTTCGCTCCGGCCCCATTACGAGCCTTCGTCGCTAATACGGATCGGTCCGTCCCAGTGCTCCGCGTCGGTAATCTCGCCTCGCGGTCTTCTCCGCTTGTGCTTCTCCCTTTCCATCGGAGCGACTGGTTCCTGCAGTTCCGCGGCAGCGCCTGCATCCGATTCACGCCCCCTCAACGCCGGTCGCCGCCCGCCCGGTCATCAGGCTCCCGGCGGGCTCATCCCAGAGGGACGACACACCTCTGGTTTTGACGACGATTTCCACGTTACGACGGTTCATCGGCGGGTTCATTTTCATTCGTCTCTCGGACGCGTATCCGTTCGGGTCTCCCCCGACCGTTAGCTTCAACGCTCACGACCGCGCCTCTTAAGCGAAGCCGCTTGAAGTGATTTGAGACCTACTCCTGAAAGTCGATCCCGAGGGGCCTACCCTCATCGCTGCCACAGCTTGCGCGCACAGATTTTCAGATCATTTTGATCATCCTTTCTGTGTGCTTCTGCAGAACACTGTCATCGCCGTGCAGCCGCTCGGCGGCGAGGACATGGCGCTCAATCAGCTGGAACAACGGCATGACGGCGAAGGTTCCGTGGCCGACCTGGTCGGCCAGCGTCGACAGCGGCAGGGCGATCCGCTCAGCCTTGAAGCGCACGCTCTGGCGATTGAGCGGGATATGCATGCCGAACTTGTCGAACAGCATTGTCGCCAGCAATTGCGGACCGATGAAGCCGCGCGGCGTGGCATGGAACGGTGCCGGCGGCTGGCTTATCTTCTCGCAATCACGGCAGGTGAACTTCTCGCGTACCGTCTCGATGACCTTAAAGCGACGCGGAATCTCCTCCAGCGTCTTGGTCACATCCTCGCCTAGCTTCGCAAGGCGCGATCCACCGCAGCAGGCGCAGGTCGTTGGAGCCTCGATAACGACGCGCTCACGTTCGATGTCGTCCGGCCACGGCTTGCGCACCGGCCGCTTACGCGTGAAGGCGCTTACGCTCTGGGTTTTTGCGGCGGCAGCCTGCGCAGCCAGCTCATTCTCGGTCGCCGTGGTGGCGAGTTCTTCGAGCTCCAATTCCAACTGCTCGAGTAGCCGCGCCGTGCGCTCGGAGCGCAGCCCGTGCAGTTCGCGTTTGAGCTTCTCGATCCGTAGCTCAAGATGAGCGATCAGCACCTCGCTGTCCGACAGCTCCGCCCGCGCGTTGGCGGCATCCGCGACTGCCACATCGCGTTCAGCCTGCAACGCCTCGCGCTCGGCCAGCAGCGCAAGGTAGGCGCTCGCGAGATCCGACGGAAGATCGTCCGGCTTCGATGTCATGAAGCCATTGAATCAGATCAAGCCGCAGATTCAAACCAAAAACGGCTATCCGACACGCGTCGGACGATGAGTTTCTTGAGGGTTGCGCCAATCGATTCCGGACAACAGGTAGCTCATCTGAGCCGATGAGATCGTCACCGCTTCGCCCGCAACCGATGGCCAGACGAACCTTCCTCTCTCAAGTCTCTTAGTGAACAGGCATGCTCCCTGGCCATGGTGAGTCGGCCCCGGGAGTTGCACCCGGAGCCGCTCTCCGAACCGTACGTGACGCTCTCACGTCATACGGCTCTCAACAAGTAACGAAGCAGAACCTAACATCGTCCAATGAGCGAACAGCTTCGGCCTACGGCAGCGGATCAGCCTGAGCCTGGTGGAGGCCCTGACTTTTCCATTCTTCAGCCCTTTGTATTTGCGTCGCGCCCAGCGGTTTAGAGATTCGTCGACGTATCGATACAGGTTATGCATTTCTGACCGCCCATATCTGCCGTAGTACTGCATCCATCCACGAAGGACGGGGTTCAGTTCCAAGGCGATTGCGTCGATTTCCGTCTGCGAGCGAAGCCTGAGCCGGAGCTGCCGGATCGTCATCCGCATAGACTTCATTGCCGCCCTGCTGACCGCTGGCGAGAACGTACAGAAGTTTTCTTTCTTCTGATGGTTTCTTGCCCTGCGCGGTCGAAAGGTAAATCCCAGAAAGTCAAATGACTGACTGGCATGGCTACCCGGGCGATTGCTATCTTTGCAGTAGACGATCTTGGTCTTGTCGGGATGCATTTCGAGTTCGCATTCCCTGAACCTCGCCTGCAGCGCCGCCTTGATGGCTTCCGCTTCAGCCTTGGTTCGGCAATGTACGAGCCCGTCGTCCGCGTATCGACACCACGGTGACTGCGGGAAGTTTCGCGCCATCCATATATCGAACGCATAATGCAAGAACAAATTGGCAAGGACGGGACTGATCACGCCGCCTTGGGGTGTACCCCGGTCGCGAGCGGTGATCGCTCCGTCTTTGCCTTGCATCGGCGCTGTTAGCCAGCGTTCGATGTAGAGCAGAGCCCATTCGTCTTGCACATGCTTCCTGACGGCTTTCATAAGCAACTGGTGGCTGATATTGTCGAACAGGCCTTTGATGTCGAACTCCAGCACCCAGTCCATCTTCCAGCACCGTTGCCGGGTGATGCCGACGGCGTCCAGCGCGGCTTTTCCGGGCCGGTAGCCGTAGGAATCGGGAAGGAAGATTTTCTCGAGTACTTGTTCAATCTGAAGCTTGACGACCGTCTGCGCCACGCGATCTGCTACTGTCGGCACGCCTAGAATGCGTTGTCCGCCGTTCTTCTTGGGAATGGGGACAGCCCGAACGGCAGGTGGAAAGTAGCTGCCAGAAGACATTCGATTCCAGACCTTGTAAAGGTTGCCCTTGAAGTCCTTCTCAAAAGCTTCGAGCGATACCTTATCCACGCCGGCCGCGCCCGCATTGGCTTTGACCAGTTTGTAGGCCTTCATCACTGTCTGCTTGTCGATATCGTACTGCTTACGTCCGGTTACACTCACATGTCCTCCTGCTCATCACAGTTGCATATGGGCGCAACCCACTTGTTTCGGCCCCTTCGCTCCAGTTCCATTACAGCCCCTTCATCACTACTACGAGCCGATCCGCCCCAGTGTTGTGCTTCGGTACTCTCGTCTCGCGGTGTGTGCCGCTTGAACTTCTCCCTTGGCATCACAACGACTGGTTCCTGCAGTTCTCTACAAGAGCCTGTATCCAGATCGCGTCCCCTAAACGCCGGTCGCCATCCGCGCAGTAATCCAGGCGTCTCACGGATTGATCTCAGGGATGGCACGCGCCCCTGATTTTGGCGACGCCTTAGTAATTTTCGACGCGTCATCGGAAGATTTGCTTTCGCTCGCCTTCTGGATACTTACCTGCCCCGTAAACCCGGGACTTTTGCAACACTTGCTGATGACCGCGCCTTTTAAACGAAGCCACAGTGTCGTGGTTTTGCACCTGCGCCTGGAACACCGATGCAGGAGGGCCGTCCTCCATCTCTCATAAAGCTGTACGCATCAAATTCGGTTATTCACCTCCTTCATGCTCTGCAGCACACCGTGCCAGATCACCTTCACAAGATCGCTGCGGCGACCGCGGAAGACGAACAAATGACCGCTGAGCGGTTCTTTGCGCAGCACCTCCTGAACTTGGAGGGCCAGCGACAGGAAGCCTCTGCGCATATCCGTGTAGCCTGTCGCCAGCCACACTCGCACATTCCCTGGTACAGCAATCATCGGCGTCCAAGCACATCGAGGACCCGCGCCAGCGCCTCCGGATCGACGTGCGCATCCACCCGGATGCACCGTCGGTTGCCGAGATCGATCTCTATCAATCCAGTACGTGCGGCTGCCGCCGAGCGAACTCGGCCATCAACCGTAGGCAAAAGCTTCGCAGTTTCTTCAGCCGAGGCCGCTACGGCGGCGATCTGCACCGGCGTAAAAGATGGTGCAACTTGTTCCGATGTCCGTGCTTGTCGACGCCAGGTAAACACCAGGCTGGCCGCTACTCCGTTGCGCCGCGCGACTTCAGTTACCTTCGCGCCCGGTACTAGCGTCTCCTCGACAATCCGTGCCTTGTCGTCCTGCGACCAACGCCGCCGCCGCTCAAGCCCGCCCAAAACTTCGACCCGCATCGCCTGATGACCTTAAAGCTAGACTTAAGGTCACACGCTTCGCGAATTACCACCCGTCACGCAAGACGGTCCTCGTCGGAGGCGTACTTTCAAGTGGACGAGAATGTCGGCTCGCTTCGAACGCAGAATGGGGCCCAGCGCGCCTGTGAGCCCGTAGCGGGCGCGTCAAGTTGCTGAGGTCAAGTCAGCAAACTCCGCTGCTGGAGTTTTCCAAACAGCCGCTCAAATCTAGGGAGAAGTCAGCCGAACCGGTCTACGATTAGCGTCGGCCGTCAAAGCAATCTGGAACGCGCCACTTAAGGCGCGAGGTAGCGCAGAAGTTCCGGATTCGTGCGGATATCGGCTGCAGCGCCTTGTAGTGCGATACGGCCGCGATCAAGGACATAGGCCTTGCTCGCCACGCGCAACGCGAGATCGAGGTGCTGTTCGACGATGATGACCGCGATTTCCTTGGCGAGTTCAATGAGACGTTCGGTAATCTCTTCGATGACGCCGATCCAGACGCCCTCGGTCGGCTCATCCAGCAGCAGCAGCTTTGGGTTCCCCAGGAGGGCGCGCCCGATCGCTAACATCTTACGCTCGCCACCAGAAAGCGTACCAGCCGCCTGGTCCAGGCGGTGGCCGAGCTTGGGAAAGATCGCCAGGACCCGATCGATCGCCGAAGCGTCGGTGTTGAAGAGGGAGCCCATTGCAAGATTATCCCGCACTGAAAGGCGTGAGAACACTGAGTGCTCTTGCGGCACATAGCCGATGCCGGCGCGCACGCGTTGCTCGGTCTGGAGCCGATTGAAATCGTGGCCATCGAAGACTACCTCGCCTCTCCAGCTTGGTAGCTCGCCAACGATAGCTTTCATAAGCGTGGTCTTGCCTGCACCGTTGCGCCCAAGCACGGCGGTACCACCACGCCACGGAATGTCGAGGCTCAGGTCAAACAGCACCTGGCTGCGACCATAACCGGCGTCGAGATGTCTTATGTCGAGAAAGCGTTGTTCAAGCACGGCGCAAATAGATCTCCTGGACACTTTTGTCAGCCTGGATCTCAGCGACGCTTCCTGTCGCCAGCACACGGCCCTGGTCGAGGACGGTGAGGCGGTCGCAAATGTCGCGGATGAAATCGAGATCGTGCTCGACGATAACGAGGGAGCAGTGCTCCTTTATTGGTCGCAACAGTTCGCCAGTGACGCGACGCTCCTCCAGGCTCATGCCTCCGGTAGGCTCGTCCAGCAGCAGGAGCCGGGGTTTTCCCGCGAGCGCCATCGCAATCTCCAGCCATTGCTGCTGGCCATGGGATAGCGCTGCTGCTGCATCGAACGCACGATCGGCAAGACGAAACTGGGTGAGCATCATCATGACCTGGTCGTGCAGCTGTCTGCGGCTGCGCGAGAACACAAGATCAAAAAGAGAGCAGTGCCCCTGCAGGGCAAGGAGGATGTTGTCGTAGAGGGTGAGGGATGGCAGAACCGATGTGATTTGGAACTTCAGGCTCATGCCAGCGCGCGCGCGCTCGGTGGGGGTGAATGTGGTAATATCAGTGTTGATGAATCGGACTTTGCCTTGCGTCGGTACCTCCGCCCCCGCGATGCACTTCATCAGCGTGCTTTTCCCCGAGCCGTTCGGCCCGATCAACCCGTGGAACTCGTTCTCGCGGACGGTGAGCGCCGCACCGTCGACTGCCGTGAGCTTGCCGAAGATCTTTCGAATGCCTGCAGCTTCAAGAAGCGGCATGATGCTGCGCCCTCTTCTTGTCTTGCGCTTTGGCGGCGAAACTGCCTACCCGCTCGCGCTCCGTCAACACCAGGCTGATAAGCCCAAGCGGCCGAAAAAGGATTACCAGGAGCAGGAGCACGCCCAGGATGATCGGCCAGATATCGCGGTAATTGTCCGACAGCCAGAAGGAGAGACCTTCGACAATCGCCGTACCGATCACCGCACCGATCAGCGTGCCGGAACCGCCGAACAGAACGTAGAGCACGACTTGCGTGGAGACGACAACGCCAATCATATTGGGCCACACAAAACCCTCGTGGAAGGCATAGAGGCTGCCGCTCAGGCCTGCGATGGCGCCACCGATCGCGAACACTATGGCTTTTAGATGCTGTGTCCGGTAGCCGAAAAAGGCAATGCGTTGCTCGTTCTCGCGGAGGCCTGCGAGTGCAAGACCGAACTGCGAGCGCACCAGGAAACGGCATGCAACGTAGACGATGACAAGAAGCCCTAGTGCCAGATAGTAAAAGTTCGACCCTTCCGATAATTCGTAGGAGCCGAGCGTCATCGGCGGAATCGAGGGAATGCCGTTCTGGCCGCCGAGATAGTACCAGCCACGCGCGAGGCGATCCGCCGCATAGGCACCGGTGAGCGTACCGAGCGAAACGAAGATCATGCTGGCCGGATGCCGTCCGAGTAGGAGGAACCCACCAAGTAGCAGCGCGAATACGAGGCCAATCAGCGTGCCCGCCGGCAGTACCAAAAGGATTGAGGTGATATCGAGGTCGCGCGCAAGCAGCGCAACGCCGTAGCCTGCGGAGCCGAAGAAGAGGGCCTGCCCAAAGCTCATGATTCCGGCATAGCCCCAGACCAGATCGAACGAGAGAGCGAAGAGCGCCAGGATCACAACGCGAGTGGCAAACACCGTAAGATAGTCGTGAAGCATCACCGGAAGGACTAGTGCTCCAATCAGCACTAGTCCTTCGATGATGAGCAGGACACGTCGTGCACGACTGACCTGTCCTGCAAAGGCGATTTCAGCCATGTCAGCCGTCGCACAATTCACTTCTAGCGTGGGCACCGATGGCCTCTCTACCGCGCTTGTCGCTTTCACAGTGATTCGTCAACATTGCCCGGGATCGACAAGCCCATTGCTGCGTTGCACGACTTGAAAAACCCCGCTCTTGCACACGGCCGTGTACATGTTCATCTTACAGTGCCGCTTGCCCGGCACCATCTCGGCGGGGCCGCCCGGACCCTCCGCGATCTTTGCGTGATCGAGCGTCGCAGCAACCGACTCGCGATCGACCTTTCCGGCCTCTTTGACGGCAGCTTCCCAAAGTTTCAGCCCGCGATATGTACTGGGAGCGGCACTGCTCGCGGCAAATAGAGAATCGCCTGGATAGTCCTTATCATAGGCAGCCTGAATTCTGGCGGAGACCGGGTCATCTTTGGCGACGGCTTTGTAATAATCGAGACAACTCGCAAGCCCTTCCATCTCATTGACCGGATGGAGGCTGAGATAATTCTCGTCCTCGTTGACGGCAGCAAGCCGTCCGCCGTTCTTCAGATAGCCCGCTTCATAGAGCTGTTTGAACAAAGGACCGACGCCGGGTGGAATAACGGTGTTAAAGACGGTGTCGGCCTTGTTGGACATGATCGCGTGGACAGTGGCGGAGAAATCCACTTGGTCTAAAGGATAATACTCCTCGAACACGACCTCGCCGCCATTGGCTTCGATTAACTTGCGAGCATATGCATTCAGGTTACGCGGCCAAATGTAGTTGGAACCTGGAAGGGCAAATCTCTTGCCGCCGTTCTTGATCAGCCACGGGATAAATGTGTCGCATTGCTGCGCCGGTGTGGCGCCGCTGCAGAACAGGTATGGCGTGCATTCCCCCCCTTCATAAAATTGCGGATAGATATAGAGCGTCTTGCCCCGAGAAACGATCACATCCTTGATCGCATTGCGCATTGAGCTCGCGAGGCCGCCTAGGACCATGTCCACCTTGTCCCGCTGGATCAGCTTGCGCACGTTGCCTACAGCGACCGATTCATTGGAGGCGGTGTCTTCGATGTACAGCTCGATCGGCCGGCCCAAAAGACCACCTGAATTGTTGATCTCCTTGATGACCATTTTGGCGACGTTGGCATCCGCCTTTCCGGCAAAGCCGATCGGGCCGGTCAGATCGATCGCGATGCCGACCTTGATGGGACCTTCGGCCGCATTGGCCCAGTCGGGACGGATCACCCAGCTACTCGCTCCTGTGGCGATTGCACCGGCCGTGAAGGCAAAGTTCGAAAGGAAACGACGGCGTGTGAAATTGAGTCGATCAACAGCCATATGACTACACTCCCCCTTGCGCGATGAGGCCTTGCGGCCGACACTTGATGAAAACAATGGCAAGCAAGAAGACGAGCACATCGGCGAGGACCGGAGGGATAACCCAGGGCAGCGCCGCGCTGAGAGCGCCGATGATCCCGGCTCCTGCCACTGGGCCCATAAAGGAGCCGACACCGCCAAGCATGACGGCGACAAATCCCTGGATCAGAAAGCGAATTCCGAGATCTGCAAACAGATCGAACACCGGCACGATAAGCGCCCCGGCGAGCCCGGCCAAAGCTGCGCCGAAGGCAAAGGTGGTGCCATAGATGAAATTCGTCGAAACCCCGGAGGCGCGCGCTAGCGCCGGATTTTCCAGGGTCGCCCGAACGCGCAAGCCGAAGCTTGTGCGGGACAGGAGCAGAAAGCAGCCCCCCATCACCAAAGCCGTGATCACGAGAATCGTAAAGCGCCAAGCTGAGATGTGTATCGTGGCGATATCTATGGATCCACCGATAGGCTCCGGAACCGTCAGATAAAACCCGCCAATTAGGCCCCGCACAGACTCCCGGATGATAAGACCGAGCGCATAGGTGCCGAGCATTGCAACGATCGGTGCGGCATAGAAGCGGCGGATGATGAGCGCTTCGAGTACGAAACCCAGCAATCCGACTAAGATCGGTGCCGCCGCCATACCGAGCCAAACCGGGAGACCATGACTATAGGCGAGATAAGTAATATAAGCGCCGAGCAGGACGAACTCACCCTGGGCAAAGTTGAAGATGCCCATCATGCTCGCGATGATTCCTAGCCCAAGCACGATCAACACGATAATCGCACCGAAGCTCAGGATCTCGAATGCCGCCATGAATGCACTAGTCATATGCCGCGATCCAGTCGCACTATCGTCTCGGCCTCACATCTTCTTCCAGTCGCCTATCTGTTCGAAGGCATGGGCGGCGCGGTAGATGGTGGATTCCTCGAAGTGGCGACCGACCAGCATTAGGCCCACTGGCAGGCCGTCGACCATTCCGCAGGGCAGCGACATAGCTGGATGATGCGTAATGTCGAATGGCGCGGTGTTGGTGAACATCTCAATCGCGCGCGTGAAGTAGTCCTCGCGACTGGCATTGGATGGCGGCAGCGGGGTTGCCTTCATCGGCGTCGTCGGCATGAGGAGGAGATCATAGCTCTCGAGAGCTTTGTCATATGCCGTAGCGAGGCGGCGGGAGATGTTGAGCGCCTTGCCGTAAAACCTGGACCCGAAGGTGTTGTTGATATAGGTCCCCCACAACATAAACAGCTTGTTAGTCTCGGACAATGAGTCCGCCTTCTGCCGCCACCCGCGATGGAAATCCATCAGGGAGGTTGGATAAAGATCGCCTCGGCTGAGACCATAGCCGTCACCGAACATCATGGTCTGGACAGCCCCCTCAGTTCCGATGGGGGTCCAGATCGCCGCGCCTAGAAGGTGCATCGGAATCGAGACGATCTCTACGGTCGCGCCGAGATCTTTGAAGCGCTTTGCGGCCTCACGCACGCTTTCGTTCACGGCAGCTTCTGCGG contains:
- a CDS encoding branched-chain amino acid ABC transporter permease, coding for MTSAFMAAFEILSFGAIIVLIVLGLGIIASMMGIFNFAQGEFVLLGAYITYLAYSHGLPVWLGMAAAPILVGLLGFVLEALIIRRFYAAPIVAMLGTYALGLIIRESVRGLIGGFYLTVPEPIGGSIDIATIHISAWRFTILVITALVMGGCFLLLSRTSFGLRVRATLENPALARASGVSTNFIYGTTFAFGAALAGLAGALIVPVFDLFADLGIRFLIQGFVAVMLGGVGSFMGPVAGAGIIGALSAALPWVIPPVLADVLVFLLAIVFIKCRPQGLIAQGGV
- a CDS encoding branched-chain amino acid ABC transporter permease, coding for MAEIAFAGQVSRARRVLLIIEGLVLIGALVLPVMLHDYLTVFATRVVILALFALSFDLVWGYAGIMSFGQALFFGSAGYGVALLARDLDITSILLVLPAGTLIGLVFALLLGGFLLLGRHPASMIFVSLGTLTGAYAADRLARGWYYLGGQNGIPSIPPMTLGSYELSEGSNFYYLALGLLVIVYVACRFLVRSQFGLALAGLRENEQRIAFFGYRTQHLKAIVFAIGGAIAGLSGSLYAFHEGFVWPNMIGVVVSTQVVLYVLFGGSGTLIGAVIGTAIVEGLSFWLSDNYRDIWPIILGVLLLLVILFRPLGLISLVLTERERVGSFAAKAQDKKRAQHHAAS
- the tnpA gene encoding IS66-like element accessory protein TnpA codes for the protein MRVEVLGGLERRRRWSQDDKARIVEETLVPGAKVTEVARRNGVAASLVFTWRRQARTSEQVAPSFTPVQIAAVAASAEETAKLLPTVDGRVRSAAAARTGLIEIDLGNRRCIRVDAHVDPEALARVLDVLGRR
- a CDS encoding branched-chain amino acid ABC transporter ATP-binding protein, with protein sequence MLEQRFLDIRHLDAGYGRSQVLFDLSLDIPWRGGTAVLGRNGAGKTTLMKAIVGELPSWRGEVVFDGHDFNRLQTEQRVRAGIGYVPQEHSVFSRLSVRDNLAMGSLFNTDASAIDRVLAIFPKLGHRLDQAAGTLSGGERKMLAIGRALLGNPKLLLLDEPTEGVWIGVIEEITERLIELAKEIAVIIVEQHLDLALRVASKAYVLDRGRIALQGAAADIRTNPELLRYLAP
- the ltrA gene encoding group II intron reverse transcriptase/maturase, which codes for MKAYKLVKANAGAAGVDKVSLEAFEKDFKGNLYKVWNRMSSGSYFPPAVRAVPIPKKNGGQRILGVPTVADRVAQTVVKLQIEQVLEKIFLPDSYGYRPGKAALDAVGITRQRCWKMDWVLEFDIKGLFDNISHQLLMKAVRKHVQDEWALLYIERWLTAPMQGKDGAITARDRGTPQGGVISPVLANLFLHYAFDIWMARNFPQSPWCRYADDGLVHCRTKAEAEAIKAALQARFRECELEMHPDKTKIVYCKDSNRPGSHASQSFDFLGFTFRPRRARNHQKKENFCTFSPAVSRAAMKSMRMTIRQLRLRLRSQTEIDAIALELNPVLRGWMQYYGRYGRSEMHNLYRYVDESLNRWARRKYKGLKNGKVRASTRLRLIRCRRPKLFAHWTMLGSASLLVESRMT
- a CDS encoding substrate-binding protein — encoded protein: MAVDRLNFTRRRFLSNFAFTAGAIATGASSWVIRPDWANAAEGPIKVGIAIDLTGPIGFAGKADANVAKMVIKEINNSGGLLGRPIELYIEDTASNESVAVGNVRKLIQRDKVDMVLGGLASSMRNAIKDVIVSRGKTLYIYPQFYEGGECTPYLFCSGATPAQQCDTFIPWLIKNGGKRFALPGSNYIWPRNLNAYARKLIEANGGEVVFEEYYPLDQVDFSATVHAIMSNKADTVFNTVIPPGVGPLFKQLYEAGYLKNGGRLAAVNEDENYLSLHPVNEMEGLASCLDYYKAVAKDDPVSARIQAAYDKDYPGDSLFAASSAAPSTYRGLKLWEAAVKEAGKVDRESVAATLDHAKIAEGPGGPAEMVPGKRHCKMNMYTAVCKSGVFQVVQRSNGLVDPGQC
- the tnpB gene encoding IS66 family insertion sequence element accessory protein TnpB; the encoded protein is MQLPGPTHHGQGACLFTKRLERGRFVWPSVAGEAVTISSAQMSYLLSGIDWRNPQETHRPTRVG
- a CDS encoding ABC transporter ATP-binding protein, with the protein product MPLLEAAGIRKIFGKLTAVDGAALTVRENEFHGLIGPNGSGKSTLMKCIAGAEVPTQGKVRFINTDITTFTPTERARAGMSLKFQITSVLPSLTLYDNILLALQGHCSLFDLVFSRSRRQLHDQVMMMLTQFRLADRAFDAAAALSHGQQQWLEIAMALAGKPRLLLLDEPTGGMSLEERRVTGELLRPIKEHCSLVIVEHDLDFIRDICDRLTVLDQGRVLATGSVAEIQADKSVQEIYLRRA